The genomic region GAAGTTGCAAGACCACATGGACAAACAGTGAGATATGTGTGTGTGTGTGTGTGTCTCAGAGAAAGAGCAGATATGGTGTAGATTTCAGTTCATGTAATATATTGTAGTGAAGTTGCAAGAACACATGGACAAACAGTGAGATGTTTGTGCGTGTGTATGTGTGTGTCTGAGAGAGAGAGAGAGAGAGAGAGAGAGAGAGAGAGGAGGAGGAGAGAGAGAGAGAGNNNNNNNNNNNNNNNNNNNNGAGAGAGAGAGAGAGTAGATCAAGGGCTACATGTTACTAACCTCAAAACCTTGGGGCACCAAGCATCAATGTTGATTGCACCGAAGGTGGACTTCATTAGTCGTCCCAAGCATCATCTGCTGCACCCTCTTTTTGATTGTCCGGGTCAGAAACCATGAACTTATACTTGTCGGCAATGTTTATTGATGTGGGCCCCATACTTGAAGACTTGGACAGAGAAACCCTAGCTTGGTTGTGAGCAGCAGCTGCTTCTCTTTCTTTCCTTCTTGCACTCTAGTAGTCAATAGCAAAAATCTTCATGATTGGCAAATGTCATAAAAGAAGGTTTTCTTTTCTTCAAACAAATTATCCGGAAATGACCGTCTATAAATAGCTAAAATCTGTACCTTTCCCGTAGCAAAAGACAGAGCATTCCCAGATCCCACATCAGCTATTGCTTTCTTTATATTCGCCACAAGGAACTACAGAGTGTCACCAATAATAGTAAAATCCCCAAGTTATTTTGCCATTTTCGAATGATCTGTAGGGCTTCAAAACAAAGGAAAAAAAGATACATGTAGAGAGAAGGTCGAAAGGAAAGTACCATATCACGATCAGTGTAGAAGGATGTAGCTTGTCCCATTGATCCCGCTCTTCCAGTCCTTCCAATCCGGTGTACATAATCTTCCATGCTCTATATTGAGGTAGCCATAACTGAAGCTTCAGGATTGCTATTTCATACAAAATTAATAGCAACTGAAAAGACCACACTAGAGAAAAGACCAGGCTAGGTTTTTGATCAAAAGGTCAGATCTAATTGTACCAGCTATTTAAATACCAAAGGTCACCACCTATTGAATTCAGAGTAGGTGGAAATGAAACTCAGTGAATTCTAATTTTAGATGGCCTTCTATGTTGGGGGCTAGTAGATTTCAGATGTAACTTAACCAAAATTTCATTCACAACCAGATATACCTTTGGAAGATCCAAATTGATAACATGAGCAACTCCTGAGACGTCCAAACCACGAGAGGCAACATCGGTGGCAACCTGAATGTAAGGTAATCAATTTGATAAAAGGAGATGGATATTCTAAAAGCTCCCCATGCATTCAAGCAGGATTCAAAGGAAAATAAAATGGAAATCAGTACAAAAAGACGAACCAAAATGTTGGTAGTGCCTTTTCTAAATTCACGCAGAGCAGCCTCTCTTTCGGTTTGAGTACGTCCACCATGAAGAGCAACTGCATGCAAACCTTGTGCTACCAAAGCTTCAGCAACATCATCACAGCGTGTCTGCATGCAGACCCAAATTCAATTTTAAAAATTGAGTACAGAAGGGAAATAAAGTCAGACCAGATTTAGATGTTATTGTTGCTAACTGTGCCTAGCGGGCATATAAAAAATATAATTCTCCCTGATAGAATCTAAAACTAAGAAACAGGAAAATGTTCAGGTTTCTATTTTCAAGAACTCAGTTTCAAAAATGCATATTTTTAAATGGCAAATTATTTCTCCACAAAGTTGTAATTGAACTTCTTTAGTTCTTTGTATTATTCACCACATTAATTCAAATATAGACATTGATCGCAAGATCTGGACCAGTTCATAAAGTGAATGCATAATCAAAATGGACCTGCAACTGCCTTATAATGAACGGCCCTCACCTTTTAATGCAATCCATAAATGAGTAAGCAGACTTATATATATAGATTAAGATGTGATCATGAGAGGCAAGATAAACAGAAGATCTTTGTTCCTCAATTATTTAAACCCACTTCAGACAAAACAAACTGTTTATAGGCATGACATCGTAAACTATAACTTGAAAAGGTGAGGTAACTAATTGAGTGATTAGGGCATATGAAGCGTTATTTACCTTCCTTTCAACAAATACAATAGTTAAGGGAAAGGGATGTCCAGCCCTTTCAGCTCGGGATGACTCCTCAACGAGCAAACCCAGAAGCCGATCAGTCTACACAGACAAAAGACCATCATTTAGCTAATTTCAGACAAACTGTCAGAATAAAAGGGCAGACAAGACTAAAGCTAATTGAGTTACAAAAATAAAATAAATAAATTATATAAATAAATAAATAACTTAGTTACACTATATTTTTCAAAGAAGAAAGACTTCCAACTAAATAATACATAAACGTAACTGACCACATACTACTCTTTAACCATCACCTTCAATTTACATAAACCTGCAAAGAATTAAGCTTGTCTGGGAGAAGAAATCAACCCAGAAGAGTGACTAATAACATGGTGGCATCCAACCAACCGTTCTGAAGCCACTGAAATTTTTTAAATTGTAATGTATAAATAGTCAGAACAAAAGTGACTGAATACTGAGTGAGTAGACTTAAAAGCCAAGAAAAACCGTAGACCCTGCCCCCTACCCCCACCGCACACCCAGAACAGGAAGGGAAAAAATATGTCGCACACTCAGATAGAAAGTTACAGAGACACAAATAATTCTTGTGCTGGTCTAAACTAACCTTCTCACTGTCAGGAACCTTCTCCAAACTCTGTGTTACATTTGCTGTAGGGGTACTCACTTTTCCCACCTTCACTTGCACTGGATTATTCAAATATTCCTGCAGGTGGAAGAAAGAATGCAGAATAAGTCTTTGTCAAAATTCTCCATGACAAAATTAACTGAGTAAAGTGAAGATAGCACAGTATCCAAGTTAGTAAATGAAAAGCCACGAAGTTATCCTGGAATTCGGAAATATACTACTTTGCAGTAATAAGGAAGAATTCAGTAAAAGTTTTTCATACTTTCAAGACTTTCTGCATGTTCCAGATCAAAAATGTTATGAAAATTCTCTATCTTTACTTCTACACTTTTAAAAAGAAAGAAAGGACATTGGAAAAATGGGACCTAGAAGGCTAGAACAATATGATTTGACATTTAAATAAAAAGAACAGTACCAAGTGCAGACAGGTTATGTATCTCAAGAAGATATAAGGTTTCATAACTCAAGTATAGACTCCACCAAAGTGCTTTCCCTGGTAAAAACTTTTTAAGGTAACAAATAAGGGCACGCAAAAGCATATTTCGAAAGAGTAATAGTTTTATGAGGCAATAAATTCCAAATTGAATCTACATGGTGAAAGCCAGCTATAGCATTGACATGACTATTAATTCTTTAAAAAAAATAAAAAAGTGTAAAGTACCTAAGATTGCCTTTCCATATGTTATTATAATTGTACATATCACATAAAACTTGTAAAAGAAGAAAACTAGAGGACAATCTTACCTGGGCTAACCCTGCAATCTCTTCAGGCATAGTTGCACTAAACAGCAAAGTTTGATGCTTTTCAGATAGGTTCCGCATCACCTGAAACAGCATGAAAAGATGTCACATGACAGGGATTCAAATGACTGTGATTTAGACTCAAGAAGATTCACTCTCCATAGCATACATGTTAACTGTATAGGGACAAGAAGTGCATCCTCAGATGCATAATGACATATAGCAGAGTACTGAACCATTCATATGTTCACAGATAACTCATTCCATTTAAATGTCTCAGATAAATTGTCTTACATATCATGGTAAGAAAAGTTGAGAGAAACTATACCTCTCTTATCTGTGGTTCAAAACCCATGTCAAGCATTCTATCAGCTTCATCCAGAACAACAAATGAAATCCTAGATACAGAAGTATTCCCTTGCTGTAAATGATCTATGAACCTTCCAGGAGTAGCAACCACTATATGTACTCCTGCTCGCAGCTCAGATCTCTGTCATTTCATCCAAACAAGTGATGTTAGTAGAAATTAAGAGGACATAATGAGTTCCATAAAACTTAAATCGGCAAAAGAAAATATCAGTACTAGTATAGGAGAAAGCAAGGGAGGCACGGGAGCAGTAAAAAGGAACAAATATTTGAGAGCTATAATACAAGAGAAGCTCTCGTTCAGATTCCTAACACACGGCTGGCAATATAAAAACAATAAGCCAGGATAACTGGTGATGACGTTTCCCTCAATTATATAGCACCAAGAATAGTCAAAACATTTGGACAGTTAGATTTTGAAGTTATTATGCCATATCAGTCACCTGCTCAGCTATGTTGGTTCCACCCACAACTATTGCAGTTTTGAAGGATTCGAGAGATTTACTAAAAGCCTTGACCTGCAAAATTACAAATGATAACTTAGCACCTAATGACAAGTATAAAGAAATGAATTTCAAACCAACTCCTAAAATATCATAATAACATCAGTAAGCTTAACCACAGATATAATACCTCTTCCTCTATTTGTTGTGCAAGCTCTCTAGTTGGGGCCAGTACCAATGCTAGTGGTCCATCACCACGCTGAACAGGAGCTTGAGCCAAACAATGCTGCACATCAAAAAGGAAAATAAAACATGATGTAAAACAAACTACTTACTAGGCCACACAAGAATATCAAATATGATGACTCGGACCTGTATCATAGGAATTGCGAACGCAGCAGTTTTACCACTACCAGTTTCGGCACAACCTAATAAATCCCTTCCACTGAGAGCAATCGGCATGGCTTGAGCCTGAATTGGCGTCGGCATAGTGTATCCATGAAACGCTATATCCTTCATAATGCTAGGGTGCAAACACTGAAACAGCAGGACAAATAATTCTATAAGTCCATTTGGATAAAATCACTAAGTCGATCAAACAAAATCAGAAACACAATTCTCATTTGCTGAGACACGAAGACTCACCATATCTGTAAAAGACTCAATCGGTGCCGGGGGAGGAGCAGAGTCCGAACTAACAGACACATCCAAATTAAGCCGCAAACACACCTCCTCAATCTGCACATGTAATCGCCACGTCAACACAATCAGAACAAGCATCTAATTCATAAATTCCAGCTATCAAGCACAAACCTAGGAGCGAATATGCATGACTATCAGCACCTTGCTTAGAATCACTATCATAAATTCGGAGAAATCCTAGCGCAAAATTCACAATCCTACCTCAAAATACAAGATGATGATAGAATAGAATAGAAAATGTGAGGACCTAAGCTAATCAAATTCAGCAATTCAAAAACGAGCGAAACCGAAATTGCAAACAAGAACTGAAGTCGGATGAAGGATACGAACCAGCTCCGGCTTCATTCGGAGGACGCGCTCCGACGGCTTCCACTGCGGGACGACGGCGTCGGGCGGTGAGATAGCTCGGTTGGCCGAGGAGTGAGCAGCGGAGCTCCAGCGAGAGCCATTGGAGTGGGAGAACGAGGAGAATGGAGCAGCGGACGAGTGAGAGTTGGAGGAGGCGGAGTAGGAGAGCTTGCTGCGATCAGCGTCGGTTGCGGATGAGGATTTGGCGGCGGCGGAGGTGGTGGTGGTAGTGGTGGTGGTTGAGCTGGAGTTTCTGAGGTGTGGAGGCACATACGACATCGTTTTGCTTTTGACGGGAAGTTTCTCGTAGTCGGATTTATGCGGCGACTATATGAGTGAGAGCGAGTGTTTCAAAGAGAAAACGAGAGGTTCGTAATTGGCCAATCTCAAGCTGAAGGATACGGGATCACACATGTTCAAACTGTATGCTCGTTTTGGTGGGCTATGGGCCGTTTTGGGTCTGTACGGGCTTTACATTTTAGCCCATGTTGATGGCCCAAATAAGTAACCCTACTAAAAATTGGACCGGTGTTGTCCAATGACGTGGGCAAGGATGTCGAATTTAGAAACACTCGATATCTTTTTTTTTGGATAAATGTTTTTTTTTTCTTTTTTGGGAAAAAAATGAATGTTTTAAGGGAAAATGTCCATTTAATCAAAAATAGAGATTTAAGAGCCCAATTTAATAAAAAAAACTTTTACATGACCTCATTCCAATTATTCTTATCAAAAAGATAACATTACCCTTAACTTAATATCTCCTACACAATTTTCCCGATCTACACTCTCATCCTCCTCTTCTGAAAACTCTCTCTCTCTCTCNNNNNNNNNNNNNNNNNNNNCTCTCTCTCTCTCTCTCTCTCTCTCTCTCTCTCTCTCTCTCTCTCTCTCTCTCTCTCTCTCTCTCTCTCTCAAAGATCACCGCCGCCCAGATCATCTCCTCTACCATCTCCATCTCCGGCAACCTCGCTTACCGCACCCTCAAGAAGCTCGAGATCGAAGGACGATGAGTACGAGGGCAGCCTCGAGCCACCGGCGAGGACTTCTCAGTCAAGCCCGGTGAGAACCTAATTCCGGCGAGAAAGGACCAGATCCACCACTGATCCGGCGTCGACAAGTGCTTAGATCTCTCCTCCCTCGATTCCATTGCGTCATCGGCATCCTCGTTGGGGAGGTCGACCAACTCAAATGCGGTTGTAAGGTTATTCAAACTCAGAGAAAAAGCATGTTCTATGTTTATTAAAACAAGCTAAGGTTATTAAAACAAGTTGTTCAAGCAATAACATTTCCCTCCATTTTCTTTATCTGTTTTAAAAGTTTCAGTGCGAGCCTTGGTATGGGTCACATTATACAAAGAATTGCTCTTGGATTTGGAAACCTAGACTGAGAATTGGTCTAGGATCAGCCATGGTCATCCTCTACCTACATACGGAAGCCAACCCTTCGGTATTCCATCTAGATATCAAGGCTAGCAATATATTATTGGACTCAAAGTTTGTGGCAAAAGTTGCTGATTTTGGACTTTCCCGTCTTGCCCCAGTACCTGATCTTGAAGGAGCTACGCTGCCTACGCCTGCTCAGGTATCCACAGTAGTGAGAAGAATGCCTGTAAGACTTTAAGATCCTACTTGCAAAATTCAACAAGGAGTAGTTGCCTGTGTTATGTTTATTCATGGTTCAATTTTTCGATTTAATGTGATACGTGCTCATAATTTCAGCGGATGTGTGCAACATAATTTGAACTTCAACATTGTTGGCTTGTTGCAATGTAAGTAACTTTAGCCTCTAATCAAAAAATGTTTTAGGAGCTTTTGCTTGCAAGGTCAAACAGCTTGATCCATAATGATTATACTCAAGCCTAGCTAGCTAGTTAAAGCTGCAAAATTTGATATTCGTAACTTCATTATAAGTTTTGATCTTAGCACTACACAGCCCGCAGAAGTTAACCATCCCCTATGCTTGGCATGTAAATCAGATCAATACTTTTCAATCACATTAAGATCTACTTAACCTTAATAATTCATGCTACTCAGTTCAACATCATTCAATGAATATTATATATTATGAGAGATGTAGCTTTTGCTCCTTTCGTGAGACATTACACAGATTGATTCATTGCAACATGTGATGAGAAATAAAGTAATGTTTGCTGAAATTGGTTATTCACCCTATTAGCTAGGAAAAAAAGTTACATTTCCATTTGCAAGCTAAATTTATGGCCTCACCCATGATGGAAGAAGCCTTGGGTTCTTGGAAGATAGTGATGTGCGGATCCACCTAACCTTAATAATTCATGTTAGTCAGTTCAACATCTTCATCCAATGGAGATCCCCATCCAATGAATATATTTTTGTCTAAGATTCCCACAACATTGAGTTTAATACATGTTGAACACATTATGAGGGAGGTAGCTTTTGCTCTTTTGGAAGAATCCTTGGGTTTTTGGAGGATAGTGATGTGACCGAGTATGTGCTATTCTTTTCCCTACCGTGCATTCAAAATGGACAATGACCTTAATGAGTTATCACCTTGTTCTGGCTCTTTTTTCCTCGGATTAGTTTGCTTCCAACTCGAACCCTTACACCTCCACAGTTCCACTATTGTAGAGATGAATGACCCCAGCGACCAATCCAATAATGCAATACCAGAACCATCAAAAAGTAAAAATCTGTCATCCCTCTCCTCTCTACCTATAACCCGCAACCTCACTATTAATGTTGTCGGCGATCGATTCAAGATTGTGAACCCAAAACACAAGCAAAGCTGCAGCTCTGAAAGTCTGTAGTAAATAGAACTACATGTCAAGAGTTTTT from Fragaria vesca subsp. vesca linkage group LG3, FraVesHawaii_1.0, whole genome shotgun sequence harbors:
- the LOC101293860 gene encoding DEAD-box ATP-dependent RNA helicase 52A-like; amino-acid sequence: MSYVPPHLRNSSSTTTTTTTTSAAAKSSSATDADRSKLSYSASSNSHSSAAPFSSFSHSNGSRWSSAAHSSANRAISPPDAVVPQWKPSERVLRMKPELIEEVCLRLNLDVSVSSDSAPPPAPIESFTDMCLHPSIMKDIAFHGYTMPTPIQAQAMPIALSGRDLLGCAETGSGKTAAFAIPMIQHCLAQAPVQRGDGPLALVLAPTRELAQQIEEEVKAFSKSLESFKTAIVVGGTNIAEQRSELRAGVHIVVATPGRFIDHLQQGNTSVSRISFVVLDEADRMLDMGFEPQIREVMRNLSEKHQTLLFSATMPEEIAGLAQEYLNNPVQVKVGKVSTPTANVTQSLEKVPDSEKTDRLLGLLVEESSRAERAGHPFPLTIVFVERKTRCDDVAEALVAQGLHAVALHGGRTQTEREAALREFRKGTTNILVATDVASRGLDVSGVAHVINLDLPKSMEDYVHRIGRTGRAGSMGQATSFYTDRDMFLVANIKKAIADVGSGNALSFATGKSARRKEREAAAAHNQARVSLSKSSSMGPTSINIADKYKFMVSDPDNQKEGAADDAWDD